One part of the Pelagicoccus sp. SDUM812003 genome encodes these proteins:
- a CDS encoding NAD-dependent epimerase/dehydratase family protein, with protein MKCLIIGSGQFLGPKVVEELVYAKHEVAFLDNNPPPAGVAPNVTHIMGDKASLGFYREECVEFEPDVAIHLSANNADEARAFVETFDGVVSQIVVTSNTNVYLAHARLRETEPGPSVAVPIDESSPLRTAPLKEEDSGDKLAVEKIIKNCRIPSTILRLAPLYGPNDFRRRFYPMLVRMIDERPHVIVGACQANWKWSHLFVKDAARAVALAAASVSDKKRIYNVAELKTPTMLERIEHLGTVFGWEGRVGVVSDEELPDYMKTPGDFAQDLEIDSHLIRSELEYKEVGDYYDGLAESVEWYRKNPPPEYAGKTFNYSAEDSLIAKEIR; from the coding sequence ATGAAGTGCCTGATAATCGGTAGTGGACAATTCCTCGGTCCCAAAGTCGTCGAAGAGCTCGTGTACGCCAAGCACGAGGTCGCTTTCCTCGATAACAATCCTCCTCCCGCTGGTGTGGCGCCGAATGTGACGCATATCATGGGCGACAAGGCCTCCTTGGGTTTCTATCGGGAAGAGTGCGTCGAGTTCGAACCGGACGTGGCGATTCATCTTTCCGCCAACAACGCCGACGAGGCTCGTGCCTTCGTGGAGACCTTTGATGGCGTGGTTTCGCAGATCGTCGTCACCAGCAATACCAACGTCTATCTCGCTCACGCCCGACTGCGGGAAACCGAGCCCGGACCTTCGGTGGCGGTGCCGATCGACGAAAGCTCTCCGCTGCGCACGGCGCCCTTGAAGGAGGAAGACTCCGGCGACAAGCTGGCGGTGGAAAAGATCATCAAAAACTGTCGCATTCCCAGCACCATCCTGCGGTTGGCGCCGCTCTATGGGCCAAACGACTTTCGACGCCGCTTCTACCCGATGTTGGTTCGCATGATCGACGAGCGGCCGCACGTCATCGTAGGGGCCTGCCAGGCCAACTGGAAATGGAGTCATCTTTTCGTGAAGGACGCGGCCCGAGCGGTGGCCTTGGCGGCCGCCAGCGTAAGCGACAAGAAGCGGATCTACAATGTGGCGGAGCTGAAAACGCCCACCATGTTGGAGCGCATCGAGCACCTCGGCACCGTGTTTGGCTGGGAAGGGCGCGTTGGTGTGGTTTCCGACGAGGAGTTGCCCGACTACATGAAAACGCCTGGCGATTTCGCTCAGGACCTGGAGATCGATTCCCACCTCATTCGCAGCGAGCTCGAATACAAGGAAGTAGGCGACTACTACGACGGGCTCGCCGAATCAGTGGAATGGTACCGCAAGAATCCGCCGCCGGAATATGCCGGAAAAACCTTCAACTACTCCGCCGAGGACTCCCTGATCGCCAAGGAGATCCGCTAG
- a CDS encoding peptidylprolyl isomerase: MAKFPKSISLIILSSALLALLSGCAKKETQLHATIETSMGDIVVKLLDQQAPKTVANFVGLADGTRLLEDGQPVSEAEPFYDGLIFHRVIPDFMIQGGCPQGNGMGGPGYTFEDETYTEGEPITGPIPDIDTAEYVFEQLVVPHLRQHQGNSPIPEIAELFGKLREAQSFEPMVGMEMADIAKPLGFEGELKTRGELIDSVRYGTLCMANAGPNTNGSQFFIVTKEGGAPWLDGKHTVFGEVISGMDVALAIQNVERGPQDKPLEDVVIKSISVETVKVKVEEPEKE; this comes from the coding sequence ATGGCGAAATTCCCCAAATCAATCTCCCTCATCATCTTGTCGAGCGCCTTGCTCGCTCTCCTCTCCGGCTGCGCCAAGAAGGAAACCCAGCTGCATGCCACCATCGAAACCAGCATGGGCGACATCGTGGTAAAGCTGCTCGACCAGCAGGCCCCAAAGACCGTGGCCAACTTCGTAGGCCTGGCGGACGGCACGCGATTGCTGGAGGATGGACAGCCGGTTTCCGAAGCGGAGCCCTTCTACGACGGACTGATCTTCCACCGCGTCATACCCGACTTCATGATCCAAGGCGGTTGTCCGCAGGGAAACGGCATGGGCGGCCCGGGATACACCTTCGAGGATGAGACCTATACCGAAGGCGAGCCCATCACCGGCCCCATCCCCGACATCGACACCGCGGAATACGTTTTCGAACAACTCGTGGTGCCGCACCTGCGTCAGCATCAGGGCAACAGCCCCATACCGGAAATCGCCGAGCTGTTTGGAAAACTCCGTGAAGCCCAGTCTTTCGAGCCGATGGTCGGGATGGAAATGGCGGACATCGCCAAGCCGCTCGGCTTCGAGGGCGAGCTCAAGACCCGAGGCGAGCTCATCGACAGCGTGCGCTACGGCACCCTTTGCATGGCCAACGCCGGTCCCAATACCAACGGCTCCCAGTTCTTCATCGTGACCAAGGAAGGCGGCGCCCCGTGGCTCGACGGCAAACACACCGTATTTGGCGAGGTCATCTCCGGCATGGACGTGGCTCTGGCCATCCAAAACGTGGAGCGCGGTCCCCAGGACAAGCCGCTGGAAGACGTGGTCATCAAGAGCATCAGCGTGGAAACGGTCAAAGTGAAGGTCGAGGAGCCCGAGAAGGAATAG
- the mutL gene encoding DNA mismatch repair endonuclease MutL has translation MAKVQVLPDQVANQIAAGEVIERPASVVKELVENSIDAGATRIEVEFRNGGTSLMRIEDNGCGMSREDALLSLERHATSKIRLAKDLDCLTTMGFRGEALPSIASVSRFQMQTRDAENEAGTEILIDGGRMLHTRDCGMPQGTRMSISKLFNTVPARRKFLKSVATEAAHIVHCVRLYALAHPNVGFTLLDDGRILFESAAGDSLKSRVGAIFGRQIANSVLEIDAEEDGMRLRGLIGKPNFSRSSRHEMLFFVNNRPVENKTLSYALVESYYGHIPKGRYPVAFLFLEIAPERVDVNVHPAKKEIRFREEAKARGFAVRTILNALKDETESLGDFTRVETKPAAPRLPKRLDEARDVTSSETPARKASSSPPPARRRLVQSDPPAPAKKAPEGNKPPAAPQPSLGKDRKVESPSEAESVRQERNWSYLGWAQGEFAVFDTGSGVVLLNVKAAQQRVLYEGLLTDFETHKVHCQKLLLAQPVELDPVSSAALEEALPFFERLGFEVAPFGRNFFRIEGVPTWLEEKDAEEFLKELVAMLRQGSLSPDKEGVAVDLIAKRAAAKVRRLREEPRSEDLDRLLERLFACQKPLTDPDGRPSLIEIGAGEIDRRFQRRNRNRGDELF, from the coding sequence ATGGCTAAAGTACAGGTACTCCCAGATCAGGTAGCCAACCAGATCGCGGCGGGCGAGGTGATCGAGCGCCCGGCTTCGGTGGTGAAGGAGCTGGTGGAGAACAGTATCGACGCAGGGGCTACGCGCATCGAGGTGGAGTTTCGCAATGGCGGCACCAGCTTGATGCGCATCGAAGACAACGGCTGCGGCATGAGCCGCGAGGACGCCTTGCTGTCCCTCGAGCGCCATGCCACCAGCAAGATCCGCCTGGCGAAAGATCTCGACTGCCTGACCACCATGGGGTTTCGCGGCGAAGCTCTTCCCTCTATCGCGTCCGTATCCAGATTTCAGATGCAGACGCGAGATGCGGAGAACGAGGCAGGGACGGAGATCCTGATCGATGGGGGGCGGATGCTGCACACCCGTGACTGCGGCATGCCGCAAGGGACTCGCATGTCGATCAGCAAGCTTTTCAACACTGTTCCTGCTCGGCGAAAGTTCTTGAAAAGCGTGGCTACCGAAGCTGCCCACATCGTTCATTGCGTGCGTCTCTACGCGCTGGCGCATCCAAATGTTGGATTCACCTTGCTGGACGATGGGAGGATCCTGTTCGAATCCGCTGCAGGGGACAGCCTCAAGAGTCGGGTGGGAGCGATCTTTGGCAGGCAGATCGCGAATTCGGTGCTGGAGATCGACGCGGAGGAGGATGGGATGCGGCTGCGCGGACTGATCGGCAAGCCGAACTTTTCACGCTCCAGTCGCCACGAGATGCTGTTTTTCGTCAACAATCGGCCGGTGGAAAACAAGACGTTAAGCTACGCCTTGGTGGAGTCCTACTACGGTCACATTCCCAAAGGCCGCTACCCCGTGGCGTTCCTGTTTTTGGAGATCGCGCCGGAGCGGGTCGATGTGAACGTGCATCCGGCCAAAAAGGAAATCCGTTTTCGCGAGGAGGCCAAAGCTCGCGGATTCGCGGTGCGGACCATACTGAACGCTCTCAAGGACGAGACCGAGAGCTTGGGAGACTTCACGAGGGTCGAAACCAAGCCGGCGGCGCCGCGACTGCCGAAGAGGCTGGACGAGGCGCGCGACGTGACCTCCTCCGAAACGCCAGCCCGAAAAGCGTCGTCTTCGCCACCTCCCGCTCGCCGTCGCCTAGTTCAATCGGACCCGCCCGCTCCAGCGAAGAAAGCTCCGGAAGGGAACAAGCCGCCTGCGGCCCCCCAGCCGTCGCTTGGAAAGGACCGGAAAGTCGAGTCGCCGAGCGAAGCGGAATCCGTGCGCCAGGAAAGAAACTGGAGCTATTTGGGGTGGGCTCAGGGTGAATTCGCAGTTTTTGACACTGGCTCTGGCGTGGTGCTACTCAACGTGAAGGCCGCTCAGCAGCGCGTCTTGTACGAAGGGCTCTTGACGGACTTCGAAACCCACAAGGTTCACTGCCAGAAATTGCTCTTGGCTCAGCCCGTGGAGCTGGATCCCGTTTCGTCGGCAGCCTTGGAGGAGGCCTTGCCCTTCTTCGAGCGCCTCGGCTTCGAGGTGGCTCCCTTCGGGCGAAATTTCTTTCGTATCGAAGGCGTGCCGACCTGGCTGGAGGAGAAGGATGCGGAGGAGTTTCTCAAGGAGCTGGTCGCCATGCTGCGTCAAGGCTCGCTTTCGCCGGATAAGGAAGGCGTGGCGGTGGATCTGATCGCCAAGCGGGCTGCGGCCAAGGTGCGTCGCCTGCGGGAGGAGCCGCGCTCTGAGGATCTCGACCGGCTGCTGGAGCGGCTCTTCGCCTGCCAGAAACCTCTGACCGATCCCGACGGACGCCCGTCGCTTATCGAGATCGGGGCAGGGGAAATCGACCGCCGCTTTCAGCGACGAAACAGGAACCGCGGAGACGAGCTGTTCTAG
- the argH gene encoding argininosuccinate lyase — MAKKAQATWGGRFSKGPAELMLAFGESVSFDKRLAPYDIEVNKAHTAMLQSIGLLTKKELRDIHKGLEVLAKRIAKGEVEWKAEFEDVHMNIEQLLTKITPAAAKMHTARSRNDQVATDVRLFFKDACGQMVAKLERLLGALLTIAEKNQDVFIPGYTHLQRAQPVSVAHHLLAYVEMFGRDIGRFVRVYENANWCPLGSGAIAGTTLPIDREFTAKALGFVDARGKPQVTPNSMDAVADRDLFLDFAHACSVTATHISRVAEDVIIWNSSEFSYVSLPDAFCTGSSLMPQKKNPDSLELLRGKSGRIIGNEQSLFVMVKGLPLTYNRDLQEDKPQVFDSFDQLSISLDVLTGTVEGMEFREAKCAAAVSDPALLATDLADYLVNKGVAFREAHHVVGALVALGEKLDCPLNEIPNDQAKALHPKMGDDWMEVFDLQRAMKAREGAGMPGPKQIRKQLAKWKKSLG, encoded by the coding sequence ATGGCGAAGAAAGCTCAAGCAACTTGGGGTGGACGTTTTTCGAAAGGGCCAGCGGAATTGATGCTGGCCTTCGGCGAATCCGTGTCGTTCGACAAGCGATTGGCTCCCTACGATATCGAGGTGAACAAGGCTCACACCGCGATGCTGCAAAGCATCGGCCTGCTTACCAAGAAGGAGCTGCGCGATATTCACAAGGGACTCGAGGTTCTGGCGAAAAGGATCGCCAAGGGCGAGGTCGAGTGGAAGGCGGAGTTCGAGGACGTTCATATGAACATCGAGCAGCTGCTGACCAAGATCACTCCCGCCGCGGCGAAGATGCATACCGCTCGCAGTCGTAATGATCAAGTGGCTACGGATGTTCGCTTGTTCTTCAAGGATGCCTGCGGCCAAATGGTGGCTAAGCTGGAACGGCTCCTCGGGGCCTTGCTGACCATCGCCGAGAAGAATCAGGATGTATTCATACCTGGATACACGCATCTCCAACGCGCTCAGCCGGTATCAGTCGCTCATCACTTGCTGGCGTACGTGGAAATGTTCGGCCGCGACATCGGGCGTTTCGTGCGCGTCTACGAGAATGCCAACTGGTGCCCGCTCGGATCCGGAGCCATCGCGGGCACTACCTTGCCTATCGATCGCGAGTTCACCGCCAAGGCCCTCGGCTTCGTCGACGCTCGCGGCAAGCCGCAGGTGACCCCAAACAGCATGGACGCGGTGGCGGATCGCGACCTGTTTCTCGATTTCGCTCATGCCTGCTCGGTGACGGCCACTCACATCTCACGCGTGGCGGAAGACGTGATCATCTGGAATTCGTCAGAGTTTTCCTACGTCTCTCTCCCGGATGCCTTTTGTACGGGCTCCAGCCTGATGCCGCAGAAGAAGAATCCAGACTCTCTGGAGCTCTTGCGCGGCAAGTCTGGCCGCATCATCGGCAACGAGCAAAGCCTCTTCGTCATGGTGAAGGGCTTGCCGCTGACCTACAATCGCGACCTGCAGGAGGACAAGCCGCAGGTCTTCGACAGCTTCGATCAGCTCTCCATCTCTCTGGACGTGCTCACCGGCACGGTCGAGGGCATGGAGTTTCGCGAGGCAAAGTGCGCTGCTGCCGTATCCGATCCGGCACTACTCGCTACGGATCTCGCGGACTATCTGGTCAACAAGGGAGTGGCGTTCCGCGAGGCGCATCACGTGGTCGGCGCTCTGGTGGCCTTGGGCGAGAAGCTGGATTGCCCGCTGAACGAGATTCCCAACGATCAAGCCAAGGCTTTGCACCCGAAGATGGGCGACGACTGGATGGAGGTCTTCGATCTGCAGCGCGCCATGAAAGCCCGCGAAGGCGCTGGCATGCCAGGTCCCAAGCAGATCCGCAAGCAGCTTGCCAAGTGGAAGAAGAGTCTCGGCTAG
- a CDS encoding biopolymer transporter ExbD yields MAVSIKGKRTRASLGELPIAPMIDVVFLLLVYFMVSSSIQRQEADVGFALPAKVAASEPIDFPDDQVVEVDAEGRAWVNGYPYDGADAARYWELAKMLSRFREASELGGAEAKVTLAPADQTPHQSVVKVLDACAMAGLESVSFATD; encoded by the coding sequence ATGGCGGTATCGATCAAAGGAAAACGGACACGGGCCAGCCTCGGGGAGCTGCCTATCGCCCCCATGATCGATGTGGTTTTCCTCCTGCTGGTCTATTTCATGGTCAGTTCCAGCATCCAGCGGCAGGAGGCGGACGTGGGCTTCGCTCTCCCGGCTAAAGTGGCTGCAAGCGAACCGATCGATTTTCCGGACGATCAGGTGGTGGAGGTCGACGCCGAAGGGCGGGCCTGGGTGAATGGCTACCCCTACGACGGCGCCGACGCAGCTCGCTATTGGGAGCTGGCGAAAATGCTGAGTCGCTTTCGCGAAGCCTCCGAATTGGGAGGGGCGGAGGCGAAAGTCACGCTAGCTCCCGCGGACCAGACGCCGCACCAGAGCGTGGTCAAGGTTTTGGACGCCTGCGCGATGGCGGGCCTGGAATCGGTGAGCTTCGCCACGGACTGA
- a CDS encoding biopolymer transporter ExbD produces MAVRIRNRKRSRGIAGVSMAPMIDMVFLLLVFFMTASAMSQAGSKLELDLPESPSSEVPKDLSHRFILSIDSQGRYFLGGKPLAEEELDQLLVRFRQETPAAKLRIRAAKDTPFLHIKSAMKRAAEAGVEHYLYATYQGEG; encoded by the coding sequence ATGGCGGTCCGGATACGAAATCGTAAGCGCTCCCGAGGCATCGCCGGCGTTTCCATGGCTCCCATGATCGACATGGTGTTTCTCTTGCTGGTCTTCTTCATGACGGCTAGCGCCATGTCGCAGGCCGGCAGCAAGCTCGAGCTCGATCTGCCGGAATCGCCCAGCAGCGAAGTGCCGAAGGACCTTTCGCATCGCTTCATCTTGAGCATCGATTCGCAAGGGCGCTACTTCCTGGGCGGAAAACCGTTGGCCGAGGAGGAGCTGGACCAGCTGCTGGTTCGGTTTCGCCAAGAGACGCCTGCGGCGAAACTGCGCATCCGGGCGGCCAAGGACACGCCGTTTCTCCACATCAAGTCGGCCATGAAGCGGGCTGCGGAGGCGGGCGTGGAACACTACCTTTACGCCACCTATCAAGGAGAGGGGTGA
- a CDS encoding SDR family oxidoreductase, with translation MGTILVTGANRGIGLELACQYVEAGDYVIATCREPEAANALLHLKQSHQGVDIAALDVTDPVSIASLVSLLKERRVSIDLLINNAGVLYPEPVGEWGCETFTRTLRTNVVGPAMVMQSFASLLAKGAKVVNISSGLGSFGMGIDFGGPTGTYAASKAGLNMVVAQMAPRFREKGITVVAFNPGWVKTDMGGQEAALDVEESVSSLRASFEKLTLEDSGRFIDYNGEPLPW, from the coding sequence ATGGGAACCATTCTTGTAACCGGGGCCAATCGCGGCATTGGCCTGGAGTTGGCTTGCCAGTATGTGGAAGCTGGAGATTACGTGATCGCCACCTGTCGCGAACCCGAAGCCGCCAACGCGCTTCTGCACCTCAAGCAAAGCCATCAGGGGGTGGATATCGCCGCCTTGGACGTGACCGATCCGGTTTCGATCGCTTCCTTGGTATCCTTGCTGAAGGAGCGTCGCGTATCCATCGATCTGCTCATCAACAACGCAGGCGTGCTATATCCGGAGCCAGTAGGGGAATGGGGATGCGAAACCTTCACCCGCACCCTGCGCACCAACGTGGTGGGACCTGCCATGGTCATGCAGTCCTTCGCCTCCTTGCTAGCGAAAGGGGCGAAGGTAGTGAACATCTCGTCCGGTCTCGGCTCTTTCGGCATGGGAATCGACTTTGGCGGCCCCACTGGGACCTACGCCGCGAGCAAAGCCGGTCTGAACATGGTGGTGGCCCAGATGGCTCCGCGATTTCGCGAGAAGGGGATCACGGTGGTGGCTTTCAATCCCGGTTGGGTCAAGACGGACATGGGCGGTCAGGAAGCCGCTCTGGATGTCGAGGAGTCGGTCAGCTCCCTGCGGGCCAGCTTCGAGAAGCTGACGCTTGAAGACAGCGGACGTTTCATCGACTACAACGGCGAGCCGCTGCCTTGGTAG
- a CDS encoding DUF1080 domain-containing protein has translation MKSLPLLLLACLCAASTSLIAKPKSKWIPLFDGTSLAGWKANENPDSWAIEEGAIVTRGNRSHLFYAGEVAEANFKNFELRAEVMTEPGSNSGIYIHTTFQDAGWPADGYECQVANSNPEGPSNYIEHKMTGSIYAVRNTWQSPARDGEWFDYRIRVQGKTIQTYIDGALICEYTEPESPWRPDDKKRRLLGEGTFALQAHDPGSVVRYRTIEVRLLPDDLSSAGQALQDSELDELITRFSNDNIPLIDIGVELNPVSLYQARKYGVSLIDADLAEAPPLLLLVTDDTTLPSTVALRNASSAGAKIVFSSGGSQELEPSVLRRRLESIQAAELGWKDFWVPGK, from the coding sequence ATGAAATCGCTCCCCTTGCTTCTGCTTGCTTGCCTGTGCGCCGCATCGACTTCGCTCATCGCCAAGCCAAAATCGAAATGGATCCCTCTATTCGACGGGACGAGCCTTGCTGGCTGGAAAGCCAATGAGAACCCCGACTCGTGGGCGATCGAAGAGGGGGCGATCGTCACGCGCGGAAATCGCTCCCACCTGTTCTACGCCGGGGAGGTCGCGGAGGCGAATTTCAAGAACTTCGAGCTGCGCGCGGAAGTGATGACCGAGCCGGGATCGAATTCCGGTATCTACATTCACACTACGTTTCAAGACGCAGGCTGGCCTGCCGACGGGTACGAGTGCCAGGTCGCGAACTCCAACCCGGAGGGACCGAGCAATTACATCGAGCACAAGATGACCGGCAGCATCTACGCTGTGCGAAACACCTGGCAAAGCCCCGCTCGCGACGGGGAGTGGTTCGACTACCGCATACGCGTGCAGGGAAAAACCATCCAGACCTACATCGACGGCGCCCTGATTTGCGAATACACTGAGCCGGAAAGCCCCTGGCGTCCGGACGATAAGAAACGGCGTTTGCTGGGAGAGGGGACGTTCGCCTTGCAGGCTCACGATCCCGGCAGCGTGGTCCGCTATCGAACCATCGAGGTTCGATTGCTGCCCGACGACCTCTCTTCCGCTGGTCAAGCTCTGCAGGATTCGGAACTCGATGAACTGATAACGCGTTTCTCCAACGATAACATTCCATTGATCGATATCGGGGTGGAACTGAATCCAGTCAGCCTGTATCAAGCTCGCAAATACGGAGTTTCGCTGATCGACGCGGATCTTGCCGAAGCTCCGCCGCTCCTGCTGTTGGTGACGGATGACACCACGCTCCCGTCGACCGTGGCCCTGCGAAACGCCAGCTCCGCGGGAGCGAAGATCGTCTTTAGCTCAGGCGGATCGCAGGAGTTGGAGCCGTCAGTGCTTCGTCGTCGCCTGGAGTCCATTCAAGCGGCCGAGCTGGGCTGGAAGGATTTTTGGGTACCGGGCAAATGA
- a CDS encoding SDR family oxidoreductase — MKTLFIGGTGIISAACVKLAVAKGHEVAVLNRGRRFEIEGAEQIVCDVNDPSAAQQGLRGRRWDAVVDFVCFEPSQMAQRMDLLAGRTSHYVFISSASAYQRPVRDFRVTESTPLDNPFWSYSRNKIACEEALMKAVRERRFPASIVRPSLTFGDTVIPLAINSWEKSYTVVDRMRKGKPVIVPGDGTSLWTITHNTDFAKGLVGLLGNDSAIGHAFHITSDEVLTWDQIYRATARAAGVDEPKLVHIASDFLIACLPEMEGTLLGDKVTSVVMDNSKIKRFVPDFMATTRFEQGIRQTIAAFDADPAKREIDEAANETYDRLVELYSAGLAAAKAAFGR, encoded by the coding sequence ATGAAAACGCTTTTTATCGGAGGGACGGGAATCATCAGCGCCGCGTGCGTTAAGTTGGCGGTGGCGAAGGGGCACGAGGTCGCCGTTCTCAATCGTGGGCGTCGCTTCGAGATCGAAGGCGCTGAGCAAATCGTGTGCGACGTCAACGACCCATCGGCGGCGCAGCAGGGTTTGAGGGGGCGGCGTTGGGATGCGGTTGTGGACTTCGTCTGTTTCGAGCCGTCGCAGATGGCGCAACGAATGGATTTGTTGGCGGGCAGGACGAGCCACTACGTTTTCATTTCCTCTGCCAGCGCCTACCAGCGTCCGGTGAGGGATTTTCGTGTGACCGAGTCGACGCCTCTCGACAACCCGTTTTGGAGCTACTCGAGAAACAAGATCGCTTGCGAGGAGGCGCTGATGAAGGCGGTTCGCGAGCGACGCTTTCCAGCGAGCATTGTTCGACCGTCGTTGACATTTGGAGACACCGTCATCCCGCTCGCGATCAACAGTTGGGAAAAATCCTACACGGTGGTCGATCGCATGCGAAAGGGAAAACCGGTGATTGTGCCGGGCGATGGCACGTCGCTGTGGACCATCACCCACAACACCGATTTCGCCAAAGGGTTGGTGGGGCTGCTCGGAAACGATTCCGCGATCGGGCACGCCTTTCACATCACCTCGGACGAGGTGCTAACCTGGGATCAAATCTACCGCGCCACGGCCCGAGCGGCTGGGGTGGACGAACCCAAGCTAGTGCACATCGCGAGCGATTTCCTGATCGCCTGCTTGCCTGAGATGGAGGGCACTCTGCTGGGCGACAAGGTCACGTCGGTGGTGATGGACAACAGCAAGATAAAACGCTTTGTGCCGGATTTCATGGCGACCACTCGCTTCGAGCAGGGCATTCGCCAGACCATCGCAGCCTTCGACGCGGACCCTGCGAAGCGTGAGATCGACGAGGCGGCAAACGAAACCTATGATCGGCTTGTCGAGCTTTATTCGGCCGGGCTTGCCGCGGCAAAGGCGGCGTTTGGCCGATAG
- a CDS encoding thioesterase family protein: MNAVFQQTIRVDASHIDANGHVNNVTYLQWMQDVAHAHSIAVGYDDAKLEQMNATWFIRSHFVKYHRPAMEGDTLIAYTWPSRARHFNALRKYKFVRQSDGATIASGESDWVYIDRGTGRPRKIEQEMLDRFPMVPAEREP; this comes from the coding sequence ATGAATGCGGTCTTCCAGCAGACGATCCGAGTGGACGCCTCGCACATCGACGCCAACGGCCACGTGAACAACGTCACCTACCTGCAGTGGATGCAAGACGTGGCCCATGCCCATTCCATCGCGGTTGGATACGACGATGCCAAGCTGGAGCAGATGAACGCCACTTGGTTCATCCGCTCGCACTTCGTCAAATACCACCGTCCTGCGATGGAGGGAGATACGCTGATCGCCTACACCTGGCCCAGTCGGGCTCGCCATTTCAACGCCCTGCGCAAGTACAAGTTCGTGCGCCAATCCGATGGGGCCACTATCGCCAGCGGAGAATCGGATTGGGTCTATATCGACCGCGGCACCGGCCGGCCTCGAAAGATCGAGCAGGAGATGCTGGATCGTTTTCCAATGGTGCCAGCTGAACGTGAGCCCTAA